A region of Numida meleagris isolate 19003 breed g44 Domestic line chromosome 26, NumMel1.0, whole genome shotgun sequence DNA encodes the following proteins:
- the C26H17orf105 gene encoding uncharacterized protein C17orf105 homolog encodes MTTKKRLESQVRKMGGHGNLNKATRTGGRDTWDHARHCVDKTPPHAQSWRYFNLRKIQEDQKRISQIERENKRLVESLAAIERGPARVDCWNALQKRSNSDRLNRKIITITVENQGLLKKLVNCKPIYDQKKYGTGRQNTRQLK; translated from the exons ATGACCACcaaaaaaagactggaaagcCAAGTTCGGAAGATGGGAGGCCATGGCAACTTGAACAAAGCCACAAGAACAGGTGGGAGGGACACATGGGACCACG CAAGGCATTGCGTGGATAAAACGCCTCCGCATGCACAGAGCTGGCGGTATTTTAACCTGAGGAAGATTCAG GAGGATCAGAAGCGAATCAGTCAGATTGAAAGAGAGAATAAGAGGCTCGTGGAGAGCCTTGCAGCCATAGAGCGAGGGCCGGCCAGGGTGGATTGTTGGAATGCATTGCAGAAAAG GTCAAACAGCGACAGgctgaacaggaaaataatCACCATCACTGTGGAAAATCAAGGCCTTTTGAAAAAGCTCGTTAACTGTAAGCCTATCTATGATCAGAAGAAGTACGGAACTGGACGGCAG AACACCAGGCAGTTAAAATAG
- the LOC110388421 gene encoding ras-related protein Rab-18-B-like isoform X1 — MDAAGITVKLILIGDSAVGKSSLLLRFAEGTFEPSLKPTICVDFKVKKMVVDGHVVQLAIWDTVGQERFRSLNPSYYRGTQGIVLVYDVTRKDTFTGLESWLNELEIYTTESDTVKMLVGNKTDKVVGKDSALSFRWLWITHLCGGAGLKLADIADFSPVLHSSLQPDREVERREGLQFAKKRSLLFIETSAKTEDGVQHAFEELVLKILQTPNLLDKSTKKQGVQLKEQSQREKGLCAAFCPLS, encoded by the exons ATGGACGCCGCGGGCATCACTGTGAAGCTGATCCTGATCGGAGACAGCGCCGTGGGGAAGTCCAg CCTCCTGCTGAGGTTCGCTGAGGGCACCTTCGAGCCGAGCCTGAAACCGACCATCT GTGTTGATTTTAAAGTGAAGAAGATGGTGGTAGACGGCCACGTGGTGCAGCTTGCAATATGG gACACAGTGGGACAAGAGCGCTTCAGATCACTGAATCCCAGTTATTACCGAGGAACTCAAGGGATTGTTTTAG TGTATGATGTTACAAGAAAAGACACTTTCACGGGACTAGAGAGCTGGCTGAACGAGCTGGAAATCTATACCACCGAAAGCGACACTGTGAAGATGTTAGTTGGCAATAAAACTGATAAG GTGGTGGGGAAGGACTCAGCTCTTAGCTTCAGATGGCTATGGATCACACATCTGTGTGG GGGTGCTGGCCTTAAACTGGCAGATATAGCTGACTTTAGTCCTGTTCTTCATTCATCCCTGCAGCCTGATCGAGAAGTAGAGAGAAGAGAGGGACTTCAGTTTGCTAAGAAACGCTCGCTGCTTTTTATAG aGACCAGTGCCAAAACAGAGGATGGAGTGCAACATGCCTTTGAGGAACTAGTGTTAAAGATCCTGCAGACACCAAATCTTCTGGATAAAAGCACAAAGAAGCAGGGAGTCCAGCTAAAGGAACAGTCACAGCGGGAGAAAGGCTTGTGTGCTGCATTCTGTCCACTTTCTTAA
- the LOC110388421 gene encoding ras-related protein Rab-18-B-like isoform X2: MDAAGITVKLILIGDSAVGKSSLLLRFAEGTFEPSLKPTICVDFKVKKMVVDGHVVQLAIWDTVGQERFRSLNPSYYRGTQGIVLVYDVTRKDTFTGLESWLNELEIYTTESDTVKMLVGNKTDKPDREVERREGLQFAKKRSLLFIETSAKTEDGVQHAFEELVLKILQTPNLLDKSTKKQGVQLKEQSQREKGLCAAFCPLS, encoded by the exons ATGGACGCCGCGGGCATCACTGTGAAGCTGATCCTGATCGGAGACAGCGCCGTGGGGAAGTCCAg CCTCCTGCTGAGGTTCGCTGAGGGCACCTTCGAGCCGAGCCTGAAACCGACCATCT GTGTTGATTTTAAAGTGAAGAAGATGGTGGTAGACGGCCACGTGGTGCAGCTTGCAATATGG gACACAGTGGGACAAGAGCGCTTCAGATCACTGAATCCCAGTTATTACCGAGGAACTCAAGGGATTGTTTTAG TGTATGATGTTACAAGAAAAGACACTTTCACGGGACTAGAGAGCTGGCTGAACGAGCTGGAAATCTATACCACCGAAAGCGACACTGTGAAGATGTTAGTTGGCAATAAAACTGATAAG CCTGATCGAGAAGTAGAGAGAAGAGAGGGACTTCAGTTTGCTAAGAAACGCTCGCTGCTTTTTATAG aGACCAGTGCCAAAACAGAGGATGGAGTGCAACATGCCTTTGAGGAACTAGTGTTAAAGATCCTGCAGACACCAAATCTTCTGGATAAAAGCACAAAGAAGCAGGGAGTCCAGCTAAAGGAACAGTCACAGCGGGAGAAAGGCTTGTGTGCTGCATTCTGTCCACTTTCTTAA